A stretch of DNA from Rheinheimera sp. MMS21-TC3:
TACTTCATTGGCGGTACGTAAATCTATATCGGGTAATAATACTAAAAATTCTTCAGAACTGCTGCGTACTGCAATGCCACTATTTTGGATAAAACTGCTGATTTTATGGCTAATATTACATAGCACCTGGTCGCTTATGGCAGCACCGTATTGCTGAGTAAATTCTTTAAATTGGTTAAGGCTAATTGAGATTGCAGCAATATTCCGCTCTGGCTGCTCAGCTAACCATAACTCTACTTGGTTATGCATAGCTGAGCGATTAAACAATCCGGTTAAAGGATCGCGTAAGCGCTGCTGCTTTAGTTGCTCTAACTCATTGCGTAACTGATAACTTTGCTGGTTAGCCTGTAATAATTGTTGTTGTAACTGGGTTTGTTGCTGCTGGACTTGGCAAGTTGCTTGTTGCAGCTTATTGATAATTTTTGCCACGGCAGGGTCTATTGCCAATTGTTGTAAACTCACTAGCTGGGTATCAATAGTGGTTAAGTATTCGCTAAGGTTTTCTGCGGCCATATCGGTTTTAGCGGCTAATCGATTTAACATTCTAGTTGCTTGATACACTATATGCTCATGTGGCTGACTAACCGGGGCTAGATAACGGTTATACAACTCTGTCATGCTAAAATTATCAAACCTAGTATTAGCAGCTAATTTTTGCTCCAGACTCTGGCAAAGTTCTATATTGTTTTTACTAATGTATTCATAACTGACGGCATAGTTGATTGGATTAGCAGGCAGGTAGGTTTGGCGCATAAACGCAATAGCAGCTCTAGCTTTAGTTTCAGCTTGTTCAATAGTATCTTGATACTGCAACTTAGATAACCTTACTTAAAACAATACATTGTTCATCATGGGTTCAGTTTGGTCTTCATATTACTTGAATCTGCCATGCTGACAACTGTTTAATAAGCAAAAAGTGCAATTAGTCTTAAAACAATACAGTGACTAGATTAAATAAGATTAATAGCCTGTTCAGACGGTTAAGAGTGCTGGTATCTGAAACAAAACTGGTTACAATCAATCAAAGTCAGTGTTTGGGAAATAAAATGAAAAAAATAACGATAGCCTTAGCTACTCTGGTTTTATTAAGCGGTTGCGCCAATAATGGTCAATTAAAAAAATCGGAAAGCTTTAATCAGTTTGCTCAAGAGTTGTGGCAAGCAGAGCAAGCGTTAACGCGACCTGCAGCAGATGCTTTATGGGATATGTCTGCAGAATCATTACAAAAGCAGCAACAGCAGCGTGTTTCTTGGCATGAAAAGTTGCAAGCCATTAAGCCCAGTGCCTTATCGGAACAAGATCAAATTAACTATGCTATTTTAGATTATCGGCTAAGTAATGCTATAGATGAATATAAATTTGGCAGCCATATGATGCCGATCACATCAGAGTCAGGCTTTCATGCTTATTTATCTTTTATAGCTAAAAACTCAGTATTAAAAACTGAGCAAGATTATAAAAACTACTTAGCGAAATTAGCCGCAATTCCAACTTATATGCAGCAACAAACAGATTGGATGAAGCTTGGTATCGCCAAAGGCATGACACAGCCAAAGGCTGTTTTAACTGGCTTTGAGCAGAGTATTATCTCTTATGTAGTAGCTGATCCAACGACAAGTGTGTATTACCAGCCTTTTTTACAACAGCCTGAATTTATTTCTGCTCAGGTTTGGCAACAATTAACGGCTCAAGCTGCAGATTTAGTTATGACAGCTGTTAATCCTGCTTACCAAGCTTTTTATGACTTTATGCTTAATGATTATATGCCGGCAGCGCGTGATACTATTGCCGCCTATGACTTACCCCAAGGTAAGGCTTATTATCAAAATCGTTTAGAGCATTACACCACTTTAAAAATGACGCCAGAGCAAGTGCATCAAATTGGTTTAGATGAAGTTAAGCGAATTAGAGCTGAAATGCAGCAGGTGATTGATGAATTAGGTTTTAAAGGTAGCTTTGCAGACTTTGTCCACTTTTTGCGTACCGATGAGCAATTTTACCCTAAAACGCCGTTACAGCTAATTCAATATGCTAGCTATTTAGCTAAGCAGGCAGATGCGCAGTTACCAAAATTATTTAAAACCTTACCCCGAACCCCTTATGGTGTTATAGAAGTGCCAGCTGAATTTGCGCCTAAGTACACTACAGGGCGATATTCGGGTGCGACGCGAGATGACCAAGCAGGCTTTTATTGGGTAAATACGTATGCATTAGATAGACGGCCTTTATATGAGATGCCAGCGCTAACCTTGCATGAAGCTGTTCCTGGTCACCATTTACAAGTAGCGTTAGCACGCGAGCATAATGATTTACCTGATTATCGTCGTAGTTTTTATACTTCAGCTTTTGGTGAAGGTTGGGGCCTATATGCAGAACACTTAGGCTTAGAGATGGGCTTTTATCAAGATCCCTACAGCAACTTTGGCCGCTTAACTTTTGAAATGTGGCGAGCTGCGCGTTTAGTGGTGGATACGGGAATGCACAGCATGGGCTGGAGTAGGCAGCAAGCTATTGATTTTTTAGCCAGTAATACGGCTTTATCTATGCATAATGTGACAACTGAAATAGATCGTTATATTAGTTGGCCAGCTCAAGCCTTA
This window harbors:
- a CDS encoding DUF885 domain-containing protein — encoded protein: MKKITIALATLVLLSGCANNGQLKKSESFNQFAQELWQAEQALTRPAADALWDMSAESLQKQQQQRVSWHEKLQAIKPSALSEQDQINYAILDYRLSNAIDEYKFGSHMMPITSESGFHAYLSFIAKNSVLKTEQDYKNYLAKLAAIPTYMQQQTDWMKLGIAKGMTQPKAVLTGFEQSIISYVVADPTTSVYYQPFLQQPEFISAQVWQQLTAQAADLVMTAVNPAYQAFYDFMLNDYMPAARDTIAAYDLPQGKAYYQNRLEHYTTLKMTPEQVHQIGLDEVKRIRAEMQQVIDELGFKGSFADFVHFLRTDEQFYPKTPLQLIQYASYLAKQADAQLPKLFKTLPRTPYGVIEVPAEFAPKYTTGRYSGATRDDQAGFYWVNTYALDRRPLYEMPALTLHEAVPGHHLQVALAREHNDLPDYRRSFYTSAFGEGWGLYAEHLGLEMGFYQDPYSNFGRLTFEMWRAARLVVDTGMHSMGWSRQQAIDFLASNTALSMHNVTTEIDRYISWPAQALSYKLGELTIKRLRSKAEQALGQNFNIREFHDAVLGNGSLPLAVLEQQIEQYIRVQQDKAK
- a CDS encoding GGDEF domain-containing protein — its product is MQYQDTIEQAETKARAAIAFMRQTYLPANPINYAVSYEYISKNNIELCQSLEQKLAANTRFDNFSMTELYNRYLAPVSQPHEHIVYQATRMLNRLAAKTDMAAENLSEYLTTIDTQLVSLQQLAIDPAVAKIINKLQQATCQVQQQQTQLQQQLLQANQQSYQLRNELEQLKQQRLRDPLTGLFNRSAMHNQVELWLAEQPERNIAAISISLNQFKEFTQQYGAAISDQVLCNISHKISSFIQNSGIAVRSSSEEFLVLLPDIDLRTANEVAASVKNKIAKLRFITARNQQTLTRITLSLGVCLYQSSNNWYQFLARAAAMLDKAQQAGYNQIASEAS